The following proteins come from a genomic window of Pirellulaceae bacterium:
- a CDS encoding glycosyltransferase — translation MKSETLRIAYIVYQFDTGGLEHCVARLVNHLDPEHFEPMIVSLTSLGEAKSWIASSETKVVALDKPIGNSFSVIHGLTRLLRENQIDLVHSHGWGTIWETIIAKRCAGVKTHVHAERGTVFEPHQLQSWRHPIRARAMKIALGRADSVISVADATRHTVSELTSFPREQIQVIPNGVDAPTAGNCHAVKRFLGIDPDTMVIGTIGRLSDVKQFDRLISAFQIVREQLPHVNLLIVGDGPRRASLERHANALGVAPFVHFAGNQNDVGSWLSCMDVYVNSSRSEGMSQAVLEALSLGIPCVVTDVGDHANVIGQAGCECGMVVPPECSEALSRAVVQMLQDDAMRDQFSVAAKANFKHNYGVGRMVRDYESLYGRVCSR, via the coding sequence GTGAAATCAGAAACGTTGCGCATCGCCTATATTGTGTATCAGTTCGATACTGGTGGGCTTGAACATTGTGTTGCGCGGCTCGTTAATCATCTTGATCCCGAACACTTTGAACCTATGATCGTTTCGCTTACCTCTTTAGGCGAAGCGAAATCTTGGATCGCGTCTTCTGAAACTAAAGTTGTTGCTTTGGATAAGCCAATTGGAAACAGCTTTAGCGTAATCCATGGGCTGACGCGACTGCTTCGCGAGAATCAGATTGATCTGGTGCATTCGCATGGTTGGGGGACGATTTGGGAAACGATTATTGCCAAGCGATGCGCAGGTGTGAAGACACACGTGCACGCAGAACGAGGTACGGTCTTTGAACCGCACCAGCTGCAGTCCTGGCGACATCCAATACGAGCGCGAGCGATGAAAATCGCTTTGGGGCGAGCCGACTCCGTAATTTCAGTTGCGGATGCAACACGGCACACCGTTTCAGAATTAACCAGTTTTCCGAGAGAACAAATCCAAGTTATCCCCAATGGCGTTGACGCACCGACGGCCGGAAATTGTCATGCTGTCAAGAGATTTCTCGGAATCGATCCGGATACTATGGTGATTGGGACGATCGGAAGGCTGTCTGATGTGAAACAATTCGATCGGTTGATATCTGCATTTCAAATCGTTCGCGAACAGTTGCCTCATGTGAACTTGCTTATTGTTGGAGATGGTCCCCGGCGTGCGTCACTGGAACGTCACGCAAATGCTCTGGGTGTCGCCCCATTTGTACACTTTGCCGGTAACCAAAACGACGTCGGTAGTTGGTTATCGTGCATGGATGTTTATGTCAATTCAAGTCGGAGTGAGGGAATGAGTCAGGCGGTCCTTGAGGCACTGTCGTTGGGCATTCCCTGTGTTGTCACTGATGTGGGCGATCACGCGAACGTGATTGGACAAGCCGGTTGCGAATGTGGGATGGTGGTTCCACCAGAGTGTTCCGAGGCGTTGTCTCGGGCGGTGGTGCAAATGTTGCAGGATGATGCGATGCGAGATCAGTTTTCAGTCGCCGCCAAAGCTAACTTCAAACATAACTATGGAGTCGGAAGGATGGTTAGAGACTATGAATCGCTCTATGGGCGCGTTTGTAGCCGATGA